The segment GGACACTCCAGGTGCCACCACAGGTGATCGACAGGTCACTGGAGCACGAGGACAGAAATGTTTTCATAGACCTACATAGATCCCCAGAGCCACTGCAGTTTCCTTTTTACttatcaatttaaaatgttgacatttggCTTCCGGTTTCTAGAAGacattttgtccctgtgcaagtaCAATTACTTTTGTTATGCAAGGCTTTTAATTTGATGTCATCATGAAATTATGCAGCAtgtgctaatctagttatatgGTAGCACTACATTAATTTTATCAATGAAAGATGTTTTATGTCTCGTGTTTTTCTAACATGACATCAGTTGCAAGCAGTTGCAACTAGCAGTTACAAGTGCAAGGATGTTTGAGAGAGGGACACAAtcattttgtctctttgtttatGGAGCCCCCCTACcccatgtataaaagtctagctatcaaatcaaatcaaatcaaattttatgtatatagcacctttcatgcacatggcaacacaaagtgctgaacacgataaaaacaaatcatgcatattcaatacaagatttaaaagccttcacatcaaaattataacaaaaaataaaataggcacacctcatacacacacaggcgcacacaaactcacacacatacaaaccaaGCTTCATGCACACTCGCCCCGCCCACCTATACCCTATTTTGTACAAAGATGAACTCCCATCCCCAATAACTGTCCCTGAACTTATAAGTATAAAAGTagttgaaaacatgaaaacatctggcttgacactgctgtgaggaaacaatatcttggggatccagtcacaccaGAAGCCAGCgtacccatgaccacagagggtgcccccacaggaaccacccaggcCAGGGTAGGCCGAGTGTtccacagccacagggctgcagagCAGGACCCCCAGCCGCCCAGACAAGGgaagtcaccatggcaacaaccctgcagacagagcaggcagAGCCACCGGTGTGAaggatccccaggaggaaaacactggagttaaacagtaaaaacaagaataaataaacgtaaaaacaataaaaactgataagAGTGACAAGATAAAAATGCAGATAAAGGAGTTCaggaaaaatatcaaataaaataagatgaatgaatgaacgaacaaatgaacgaacgaacgaacaaacaaacaaacaaacaaacaaacaaacaaacgaatgaacgaatgaatgaatgaatgaatgaatgaatgaatgaacgaacaaatgaatgaatgaatgaatgaatgaaagaaagaatgaatgaatgactgaatgaatgaatgaataaatgaacagtaaaacaataaaacagaaagccaTGTAAATAGATAgtaaaaatataagaatatatgattaaatgagtaaaattctaaacaaaagcaaataaaattcagGTATAAGCTAGACTAAAAAGAAAGGTcttgagcctttttttttttttttttcgttttgttttgtttgtttgtttgtttgtttgtttagctaTGCCACTTCTTTTTGGCCagatacatatatacataatacAGAAGGGGAAAATATAGGCCATTGTCTATCATGGTTTATAAGAAAAAggctgacaaaaaaaataacaaaacaccagtACAGTTTTTTGTGTTATTCACCTACTCTCTATGTTTAAGAATTTCAGCAACGTGTAGCAATATATCTGTAAGGAATTGGGAAATAaggtaacctttttttttttttttttttttttgtaaatggtgGTACTTCTAAAGTATTGTTCTCTCTGATTTTCTCCTCTAGTTCTCTGCAGAGACTGCAGTCACACTTATACCTAAAATAATTAGTGGTGCTTACCCAGCTCTCCCAGAACACTTCTCACCAGCTCTTTGTGAACTTTTGAATGATATACTGCAAAAGGATCCTGAACCAAGACCAACAGCCAGTGAGATCTTGGCACATCCGATTTTTATTAGTTGCCTCAAAGAAAAGGTATGACATTTCTATACTCTTGTAGCAGTTTTATGAGTGGCTACACAATTATTATTGTTACGCTAGAATCTTCTATTTCATTGATTCTTCACAAAATTAATCCAAGATATGTAACTCAGTGTGTGGACATATGTCCTACAGCAATGATAAAGTGAAATGTTGCCCTGACCATTTCCACCACACATAAGTCTGATTCTCTGAGCTGGTTTGTTTACTTCCTCAACTGTGGGTCTGTGTTTCAACTTTGTATTTGACTATATCAGTCCTAAGTAattcttaatttctttattcttctGAAACATGAGTAAACTATGTTCTGTAACATTTAAAAGGATTGCTTAGTTTTGAGAATGATGCATCATAGTAAGCCTATTTATAACATTACAGTTTAGTAACaagatttttttacatttttacatttttacactcTCTTAGCAGTTTTCTGAGTAGCTACACAATTCTAGAATCTTCTATAATGTTGATTCTTTACTAAATTAATCCATAATATGTAACTCCAGTCAGTGTGTGGATATATGTCCCAAGGCAATGATTATATGAAATGTTTTCCTGACCATTTCCACCACACATAAGTCTGATTCTCCGAACTGGTTTGTTTGCTTCCTCATCAATGGGGCTGTGTTTCAACTTTGCATTTCACTCTATCACTCCTAAGTAATTCTTCTaacttcatttctttattccttTGAAACTTTCTGCAAGTTCTGCAAAATCTAAAATCTAGAGGAGATGCATTTTATGTCAAGTAAGTTTTAAGATACACAACTAAATAACAGGGTTGGTTAGTTTTGAGACTGATGCATCATAGTATGCCTCTTTATAATATTATAGTTCCAGGAACAAGACTGGCTTTTAACCatcttaaatatttacataGTCCTAATTAGTGATGTGCTGATTGATGCTGAAATATCAATACTGTTAGGGAAATTCTCCCCAACACAAGCACTGCAAAGCTAAACACAGAGCATTACTTCATGTGTACAATTTTACTTGCAGGGAGTGTATGCACCATTCGAGTATGATACACACACTGAGTTCTTTCACATATTACAATGCATTTATAGGGGAGTTTCACGAAGTCCTTCCCCTGTACATAAAACAGTACAGAATTACACAGTTTCAGGATTTACAGGCTTCAGTGTTTTCTACTAAGATAAGATATAGGGAGTCAGGGGCACAGTGATCTTCGTTTCTTCTTATCGTGGTTCGGTCTTAGTTCCCGAGCACACACATAGAGAAAGAATGCAGCTGAATACATTTCCTACTtcttaatgattaaaatgcaaactgGTACAGAGTGGATATAAAGTAAATACTAAATTAAtttctaaaactaataaatgatTATTTCAAAGTATAATACtgaattattataaattatgatcaagtataatgaaaataatgataatcattttgattttaaatttgCAGTTTATCACAAGCGGGAAAacagtggaaagtaactatAATATTAGGATCTTGTCTAAATTATACACAATCagtaggaactactttttcttctgcctgCCATAGTCATATGTGAAAGAAGGCACAGCAGCGGGCCGATAACTAACTCAGTACTAACTCAGTACTTACTCAGTACTCATTCAGTCCGTAGGGGTCACATGTGGAGCTAAACAGCAACAGTGCCgtgtgatgtgtgtgggaagacataAAGGTTTTACAGCAACAGCATCTGAGTCAATCATAACACAAAATATAATGTAATTGCGATGAGGATCAGTCCATCACTAATACACCCCAgaactgcagagtaatcagagtatttctgcagatgagaGGATTTACAGTTGTATTGGACGTCTGAGGtctacagtgtgaagagaaatagtgagagtacagtcccttgtggtgatCCAAGgttgctgaccaccatctcagacacacaacctttcagtctcacaaactggtCTGTTTTTAGgcagtcataaatccaggtggttgtgttGGTGTCCACCTAACATTTATAGAGCTTTTCATATGACAGAGCAACTGAACTGTGTTAAAAGTTCTTGAAAAATAGAATAACATGATCCTGAAAttgctgcctgattggtccagataAGTGTGGACTCTCTGAAGCAGGGTGATGATGGCGTCTTCAACCATAAGCCCATTATGATAAgaaaactgtaatgggtcctgaaaggttttcatttgctgattgAGGTGAGCCAATAACACCCTGTAGTCATTTAGTTCAGTTGGTTGTGATTTTTTAGGTACATTAATAGGACATGCTGTTTACCACAGCACATAAACTGttacctgacttaaactaatgttGAGTAAGTGCTATAGAATTCAACATAGTTGTACTTATCAGGTTTTCAGAACCCTGGGGTGACACCATATGGACCTGGAGCCTTTTTCCGTTTCAGTCTCTTCGGTAGCTTCTTTACCtgctgcaggagacagacaggttaGAGGTGAGGCAGAGGAAATCTGAGTGTTCTGATATCAAGGGAGATGTAGCTGTGTCATATTAGCTTTACTTGaactttaaatggtaaatggtaaaattaGGGTCGGCATGGGTCAGTGGCTAGACTGTTCaccttgtagcctgagggttgccatgtcgaggtgtccctgagcaagacaccaaatcccaaattgctcctgatgggtcgttgTTGAGGTcctttgcatggcagcttccaccatcagtgtgtgaatgggtgaatgtgatgtataatgtaaagcgctttgggtatcattccaggtccaaaaagtgctatataaatacagaccatttacattCACAAAAAGAATATGTGCTTCTATATTCACACCCCTAAATCTTTTGGAGATACCTTCAAGTTTCATAGCTAAAACTGTGAAGTtaaagttttacagtttttctactctcagatgtaagtcgctttagagaaaagcatctgctaaatggcTGTAATATAAATCTTACTGAAGAACTGTAATTGTGATCTGAGTACACTCAACATCATTCTTGGGTTTAGATGAGTGTGATCAAAAGTAAGTTTATTACATGGATGTGAGTAATGGCTTTTGGTCTGCTAAAAAAGCATGTATAcgctttttttatttcttttaaatgacatatttgtcttttttcatccCTTCTATCTTTACCAatgtgttatgttttttttattttatttttatttattttatttaattttttctcagTGTAAAACAACCGTGGAGGATCTCTACACCAAGCTGAACAATCTGAGGACCCTGGCTGATGGTTTGGAGAATGTTCATGAGGGTACCACCATTGGCAGTCTGACGGGAGGAGTAATTGGAGCAGTGGGTGGGATTACATCCATAGTGGGGCTTATACTGGCCCCTTTCACTTTGGGAGCCTCTCTTATTGTCACTGGAGTTGGTGTGGGAGTAGGTGCACTTGGTGGAGTCACTGCTGGTGCCTCCAACATCACTAATATGGTCAACCAGTCCTCTGATCGTAAAGCTGTTCACAATCTCATTAAAGAGTTTGAACAGAAGATTAATGCAGTTGTCATCTGGCTCCGGGAGATTAGTGACAGTTTACAAACCCTCAGTAACCAATGTCCACAAGCAAGTGACACTGATGGCAACTTCAACACAGAAAACCTAACCAGACTTGGCTTTAGGGCAGGAAAGGGCATAGGTGGCATTGCCGAACTCGTGCGACTAGCTCAAGTGGTAAACATTGGCAAGATTGCTGCACAAGCATCCAGGACAGTGCGTGTTGCAGAGGTAGCAACAGGTGTGCTTTCTGGTTTATTCATAGCGGTAGATATCTTTTTTATTGCCATGGATGCAAAAGAGAtacacaacataaaacaagcCAGGGCAGCAGATCAGGGACTTGAAGAATCAGAGCCACCGGACAAGCTTCCACTACAAAAACCTGAAGTCAAATCTGAGATCATGAGATTTGTTAATTCAGTCAGGGAGGCAGCTGACAACCTCAAAGAAGTGTTGGATGAGCTAGAGGACATGATCTCATCCATCCCCTCAGTTCAGGCAGAAAACGAGCTAGAATGGCAGAATATGGAACTAATGTAACACAAAAGTTGGATTCAGTCAACTAGATCATGGAATTCATGATTATTTGTCCTGGGGTAATTTTCTATGCAGTAAATTACCTGCAttattttatggtttgtttaaGTATGCTACAGCTTATTGGGGTTTTCATTATGATCAGAAGTGCTGCTGACTTGAACTTTTACATCACAGACATTAATGCAGCAATGATGGTGTGGGACATTTGGATTTTAGTTTAAATTCTAACAAGCCGGATGGTATATCAAAACAGAAGCTTTTTACTTGAACtattcaattttaattttcagGTTTAACTTCTTCTACATAATGTTCTAATTATGAATTGTGTTATGATAATTTTGAGCTTGCAAATATGGCCATCAGTGATGATTTTATTCAAGGTAATATCTAGATGGGGATGTGgaatatttctttttgtaagGGTAGACGATGTACTATTTTGTGTTGATTCAAGGAGTTTTCTGCAGTATAAATTAGGTTTGAAACCTGTCATGTAATGGGActccataaaaaataaatcattattagTTTCTCATGTGCACAAGAAAGTTTTTCATGCTATTTTTCTATCAAAAAGCATTTTTGGTGCTGAGTTAGACCACAGAAGCTTTATAATTCCCTCGAAGCACAAGCAGACACAAGTGGCTTTCTGGTAACTGGTTTATTTGAAGACTTCTCCAATTTCACCGTGAAAACTgatcaaaaatattaaaagaaaataaaagaagataCAGTGTCAGTttgacataaaaataacatgcaCAGCTTGCAAATACCCTTTTGCTAAAgtgaaatacaaattaaacaaacaaatacctCATTGGCTGCATGCTCCTTGCAAGGGAATTTTCAGTCTTCGGGAAATATCAAAATCATTTACATCCTGCAGCATATCTCTCTTACCATTACAGTGCTTGCTAGTTGTTTATCTTTTACTTTAATGAGAGCAGCTCAACCGGATATAACTTGGGGGgtgtcaaaataaaagcacaaatactTTACTCTTCTGttacataataaattaaacttgaaattcttaattatttacttgttgcaaaaaagaaacacaaacatacaatattggaaataaaataagtattttagACAAAATGACTGTCACAGTTATAAGCTTAAAAGATTAGACCACAAATGGtataagctttaaaaaaaaaaaaaagaaaatttagtatttgaaaataaaattttgaccTCATGtaaattattactttttcttGATTTACGCTTGAAGAGCAATGCGTattaaaaaattgattaaattggcagaagatttaaaaaaaaaaaaaatttaattgaggatcaaaattgtatttttgttcACATATTTGTACTTTTATCTTTAGAATGAGTATGAATTAATTGATAAAGAAATGTTCTTTCTGCTTGTGtgtataaaatgtgtgtgtgtgtgtgtgtgtgtgtgtgtgtgtgtgtgtgtgtgtgtgtgtgtgtgtgtgcgtgtgtgtgtgtgtgtgtgtgtttcttttgatGTGTGATTGAAAGAGAGGAAGCTAATAACATATGAAACTTTTCCAGTGGTCACTGCTGATGAACTCCATGAATCTTACCTGCACCACTGCAATTAAGCCACATATTGTTATTATAGTCATACAGTATAGGTGGTCtgctacactaccgttcaaaagtttggggtcactttgccatgggattcaatagggaagtgacctcaaacttttgaacggtagtgtatgtgcAGAGGACATTCCATGTACAGATTTTCATTCACACCAGACATTTTCTTGTGTTCTTGAGAAAAAgcgttttcttttcttcaatgtTCCTAGTCCCATCCATAAGATGAGAATtagctgtttttctctctctgtctattTTTTGTGTGCTTAATTGTTCTTTAACAAATAAGGGGttcaataattaatatttttagccAATGTAAATTACCAGttataatagtaataataattaaaatgttttcaatgcTGTATGAGCATTTTATTTGGTGATTaccactatttttttttattattaaacttatttttttgtaatcaaGTTTTATGTGTAAGACAGCAAAGCAAGTCTcataataaaactttatttgggACTGAggattctgttttgtttttaaaagacacacacacatggggCTTTACAATAGTGAGGTGGTCAGCACTGTTGCCTCAAAGCAAGAAAGTTCCTGGTTTGATTcagtttctgtgttgttttgttaaggtttttttttttgtttgtttgtttgtttgtttttttgttttttttttgtttgtttgtttgtttgttatttgtcATGCAATATGTTGCTGATAGATATGATGTGAACAAAAATACTTCCTGTTCATATGATATTCACTATAAGATATTTATTAAGAAGATGTCTCAGCTCAGTGTGTACTAGAAGAGGAACACTGTGCAGACAAGGGAAGACATCAGTACTGATAACTGTATATATGCTGAGATCTACAGCTCTTTCTGGTTTAAATGATGTGACATAGAAGAGATTGTTGGAGAATAAATTTACAGACAGCATGGAAAGGgactagtgatgggatgttcagctcttttcagagagccatttttttGGCACAGCTCCGAAAGCTGGCTCTTTTAGCTCCTGAATGGCTCTTAATTTAGTATCTTTTTTTGCCCCATAATTTACCTTAACTTCTTAAAAATGtatgaattgtgttttgaaaacccttttatgttcagcatttttacGTGAAGCCTATATGCCTCCCTTTGTGCATTAattctgatacaaaaccactttagtttaatatttcaacaaaaatgttatattgcacaaatgaacaaaaaacagcaaacaaatccacaaaacagaacaagtaccaaactcaagaaagcagcaATAATGTCCTTAATGcaggttggcattcagaaaaataagatgcctcatcttggaTGGGCTGATCCTGTTTCTCCCAACTGTGAGTAGAGTTTGATGACAtgacacactcactcactcatgtACTCTCCTCATGGCTGTCTGCTGTCACATTGGCAGTGTAGCGTCGTCTATTccatatgttttaatttaaaggttTCTTTGGGGTTTCTTACTTTAAGCTATGACTCCTTGTAAACTATGTCACTCTGGCTACAAATTGCATGCTTACAAAATAAGTGGGCAAAGCAACTCAGttcatagagaaaaaaaa is part of the Melanotaenia boesemani isolate fMelBoe1 chromosome 7, fMelBoe1.pri, whole genome shotgun sequence genome and harbors:
- the LOC121642896 gene encoding serine/threonine-protein kinase PLK4-like isoform X3 — its product is MGNKQSKIPDKDYVIIKEGENFIVAKKGEETFLVKEIPQTQTQKISDIEILKQKNHPHIVDLKNSFTENMYYIVMEYCQGGSLAKKIKEMKEPPQESEVLSRMAEICIALRTIHDKGLLHKDLTPENIFLTEFGIVRLGGFEAFHQKRKNTSNADSKQNLNYLAPEVFTVGTYDSKSDIWSVGCILFELCTTKSAFSAETAVTLIPKIISGAYPALPEHFSPALCELLNDILQKDPEPRPTASEILAHPIFISCLKEKCKTTVEDLYTKLNNLRTLADGLENVHEGTTIGSLTGGVIGAVGGITSIVGLILAPFTLGASLIVTGVGVGVGALGGVTAGASNITNMVNQSSDRKAVHNLIKEFEQKINAVVIWLREISDSLQTLSNQCPQASDTDGNFNTENLTRLGFRAGKGIGGIAELVRLAQVVNIGKIAAQASRTVRVAEVATGVLSGLFIAVDIFFIAMDAKEIHNIKQARAADQGLEESEPPDKLPLQKPEVKSEIMRFVNSVREAADNLKEVLDELEDMISSIPSVQAENELEWQNMELM
- the LOC121642896 gene encoding serine/threonine-protein kinase PLK4-like isoform X5, with protein sequence MGNKQSKIPDKDYVIIKEGENFIVAKKGEETFLVKEIPQTQTQKISDIEILKQKNHPHIVDLKNSFTENMYYIVMEYCQGGSLAKKIKEMKEPPQESEVLSTMAEICIALRTIHDKGLLHKDLTPENIFLTEFGILRLAGFEAFHQKGKDTSNADSKNYLAPEVFTGETYNAKSDIWSVGCILFKLCTKKSAFSAETAVTLIPKIISGAYPALPEHFSPALCELLNDILQKDPEPRPTASEILAHPIFISCLKEKCKTTVEDLYTKLNNLRTLADGLENVHEGTTIGSLTGGVIGAVGGITSIVGLILAPFTLGASLIVTGVGVGVGALGGVTAGASNITNMVNQSSDRKAVHNLIKEFEQKINAVVIWLREISDSLQTLSNQCPQASDTDGNFNTENLTRLGFRAGKGIGGIAELVRLAQVVNIGKIAAQASRTVRVAEVATGVLSGLFIAVDIFFIAMDAKEIHNIKQARAADQGLEESEPPDKLPLQKPEVKSEIMRFVNSVREAADNLKEVLDELEDMISSIPSVQAENELEWQNMELM
- the LOC121642896 gene encoding CBL-interacting protein kinase 24-like isoform X2, whose protein sequence is MGNKQSKIPDKDYVITEERENFILAKKGEETFLVKKILQTQSQDIEVLKTTSHPHIVDCKNSFTDKTENMYYVVMEYCQGGNLAKEIQEMEEPPQESEVLSRMAEICIALRTIHDKGLLHKDLTPENIFLTEFGIVRLGGFEAFHQKRKNTSNADSKQNLNYLAPEVFTVGTYDSKSDIWSVGCILFELCTTKSAFSAETAVTLIPKIISGAYPALPEHFSPALCELLNDILQKDPEPRPTASEILAHPIFISCLKEKCKTTVEDLYTKLNNLRTLADGLENVHEGTTIGSLTGGVIGAVGGITSIVGLILAPFTLGASLIVTGVGVGVGALGGVTAGASNITNMVNQSSDRKAVHNLIKEFEQKINAVVIWLREISDSLQTLSNQCPQASDTDGNFNTENLTRLGFRAGKGIGGIAELVRLAQVVNIGKIAAQASRTVRVAEVATGVLSGLFIAVDIFFIAMDAKEIHNIKQARAADQGLEESEPPDKLPLQKPEVKSEIMRFVNSVREAADNLKEVLDELEDMISSIPSVQAENELEWQNMELM
- the LOC121642896 gene encoding serine/threonine-protein kinase PLK4-like isoform X7 produces the protein MYYIVMEYCQGGSLAKKIKEMKEPPQESEVLSRMAEICIALRTIHDKGLLHKDLTPENIFLTEFGIVRLGGFEAFHQKRKNTSNADSKQNLNYLAPEVFTVGTYDSKSDIWSVGCILFELCTTKSAFSAETAVTLIPKIISGAYPALPEHFSPALCELLNDILQKDPEPRPTASEILAHPIFISCLKEKCKTTVEDLYTKLNNLRTLADGLENVHEGTTIGSLTGGVIGAVGGITSIVGLILAPFTLGASLIVTGVGVGVGALGGVTAGASNITNMVNQSSDRKAVHNLIKEFEQKINAVVIWLREISDSLQTLSNQCPQASDTDGNFNTENLTRLGFRAGKGIGGIAELVRLAQVVNIGKIAAQASRTVRVAEVATGVLSGLFIAVDIFFIAMDAKEIHNIKQARAADQGLEESEPPDKLPLQKPEVKSEIMRFVNSVREAADNLKEVLDELEDMISSIPSVQAENELEWQNMELM